Proteins encoded in a region of the Podarcis muralis chromosome 2, rPodMur119.hap1.1, whole genome shotgun sequence genome:
- the FLOT1 gene encoding flotillin-1 isoform X2, with translation MFFTCGPNEAMVVSGFCRSPPVMIAGGRVFVIPCIQQIQRISLNTLTLNVKSEKVYTRHGVPISVTGIAQVKIQGQNKEMLAAACQMFLGKSELEIAQIALETLEGHQRAIMAHMTVEEIYKDRKKFSEQVFKVASSDLVNMGISVVSYTLKDIHDDQDYLHSLGKARTAQVQKDARIGEAEAKRDAGIKEAKAKQEKLSAQYLSETEMAKAQRDYELKKATYDYEVNTRKAESDLAYQLQVAKTKQKIEEEKMQVLVVERAQQIQIQEQEMIRKERELEAKVKKPAEAERFRLEKLAEAERTQLIMQAEAEAEAIRVKGEAEAFAIEAKARADAQQMSKKAEAFQQYQEVAMVDMLLEKIPEMADEISKPLTSVKKITMVSSGPGDMGAAKITGEVLEIMSRLPDTVEKLTGVSISQMNQQKPRRMN, from the exons atgttCTTCACCTGTGGCCCCAATGAGGCCATGGTTGTCTCAG GTTTCTGCCGCAGTCCTCCTGTCATGATAGCTGGAGGACGCGTGTTTGTGATACCATGTATTCAACAGATCCAGAG GATCTCACTGAATACTCTGACCCTGAATGTGAAGAGTGAAAAAGTATACACCCGACATGGGGTCCCCATCTCTGTCACCGGCATTGCCCAG GTGAAGATCCAGGGACAGAACAAGGAGATGCTGGCAGCTGCTTGCCAGATGTTCCTGGGCAAATCAGAGCTCGAGATTGCCCAGATTGCTTTGGAGACGCTAGAGGGGCACCAGAGAGCCATCATGGCCCACATGACCGTAGAG GAAATATACAAGGACCGGAAGAAGTTCTCCGAACAGGTCTTCAAAGTTGCCTCCTCTGACCTGGTCAACATGGGGATCAGTGTGGTCAGCTACACCCTCAAAGACATACACGATGACCAG GATTATCTTCACTCTCTGGGGAAAGCTCGGACGGCTCAGGTGCAGAAGGATGCGAGGATTGGAGAAGCTGAAGCTAAGAGGGATGCTGGCATCAAG GAAGCAAAGGCCAAGCAGGAGAAATTGTCTGCTCAGTACTTGAGCGAAACAGAAATGGCCAAAGCCCAGCGGGACTACGAGCTGAAGAAAGCCACTTATGATTACGAGGTGAACACGCGGAAAGCGGAGTCTGACCTGGCCTATCAGCTGCAG GTAGCCAAGACGAAGCAGAAGATCGAGGAGGAGAAGATGCAGGTGCTGGTGGTGGAGCGAGCCCAGCAGATTCAGATACAGGAGCAGGAGATGATCCGCAAGGAGCGCGAGCTGGAGGCGAAGGTCAAGAAGCCCGCCGAGGCAGAGCGCTTCCGGCTGGAGAAACTGGCGGAGGCTGAGAG GACACAGCTGATCATGCAGgcggaggctgaagcagaggccaTCCGG GTGAAGGGTGAGGCTGAGGCCTTCGCTATTGAGGCCAAGGCCCGGGCTGATGCCCAGCAGATGTCTAAGAAGGCAGAGGCCTTCCAGCAGTACCAGGAAGTAGCCATGGTGGACATGCTTCTGGAGAAGATTCCGGAG ATGGCTGACGAGATCAGCAAGCCCCTGACTTCGGTGAAGAAGATCACCATGGTATCGAGCGGACCTGGGGACATGGGCGCTGCCAAGATAACTGGGGAGGTGCTGGAAATCATGAGCAGGCTGCCTGACACCGTGGAGAAACTCACTGGCGTTAGCATCTCTCAG ATGAATCAGCAGAAGCCAAGACGGATGAACTGA
- the FLOT1 gene encoding flotillin-1 isoform X1 translates to MFFTCGPNEAMVVSGFCRSPPVMIAGGRVFVIPCIQQIQRISLNTLTLNVKSEKVYTRHGVPISVTGIAQVKIQGQNKEMLAAACQMFLGKSELEIAQIALETLEGHQRAIMAHMTVEEIYKDRKKFSEQVFKVASSDLVNMGISVVSYTLKDIHDDQDYLHSLGKARTAQVQKDARIGEAEAKRDAGIKEAKAKQEKLSAQYLSETEMAKAQRDYELKKATYDYEVNTRKAESDLAYQLQVAKTKQKIEEEKMQVLVVERAQQIQIQEQEMIRKERELEAKVKKPAEAERFRLEKLAEAERTQLIMQAEAEAEAIRVKGEAEAFAIEAKARADAQQMSKKAEAFQQYQEVAMVDMLLEKIPEMADEISKPLTSVKKITMVSSGPGDMGAAKITGEVLEIMSRLPDTVEKLTGVSISQQMNQQKPRRMN, encoded by the exons atgttCTTCACCTGTGGCCCCAATGAGGCCATGGTTGTCTCAG GTTTCTGCCGCAGTCCTCCTGTCATGATAGCTGGAGGACGCGTGTTTGTGATACCATGTATTCAACAGATCCAGAG GATCTCACTGAATACTCTGACCCTGAATGTGAAGAGTGAAAAAGTATACACCCGACATGGGGTCCCCATCTCTGTCACCGGCATTGCCCAG GTGAAGATCCAGGGACAGAACAAGGAGATGCTGGCAGCTGCTTGCCAGATGTTCCTGGGCAAATCAGAGCTCGAGATTGCCCAGATTGCTTTGGAGACGCTAGAGGGGCACCAGAGAGCCATCATGGCCCACATGACCGTAGAG GAAATATACAAGGACCGGAAGAAGTTCTCCGAACAGGTCTTCAAAGTTGCCTCCTCTGACCTGGTCAACATGGGGATCAGTGTGGTCAGCTACACCCTCAAAGACATACACGATGACCAG GATTATCTTCACTCTCTGGGGAAAGCTCGGACGGCTCAGGTGCAGAAGGATGCGAGGATTGGAGAAGCTGAAGCTAAGAGGGATGCTGGCATCAAG GAAGCAAAGGCCAAGCAGGAGAAATTGTCTGCTCAGTACTTGAGCGAAACAGAAATGGCCAAAGCCCAGCGGGACTACGAGCTGAAGAAAGCCACTTATGATTACGAGGTGAACACGCGGAAAGCGGAGTCTGACCTGGCCTATCAGCTGCAG GTAGCCAAGACGAAGCAGAAGATCGAGGAGGAGAAGATGCAGGTGCTGGTGGTGGAGCGAGCCCAGCAGATTCAGATACAGGAGCAGGAGATGATCCGCAAGGAGCGCGAGCTGGAGGCGAAGGTCAAGAAGCCCGCCGAGGCAGAGCGCTTCCGGCTGGAGAAACTGGCGGAGGCTGAGAG GACACAGCTGATCATGCAGgcggaggctgaagcagaggccaTCCGG GTGAAGGGTGAGGCTGAGGCCTTCGCTATTGAGGCCAAGGCCCGGGCTGATGCCCAGCAGATGTCTAAGAAGGCAGAGGCCTTCCAGCAGTACCAGGAAGTAGCCATGGTGGACATGCTTCTGGAGAAGATTCCGGAG ATGGCTGACGAGATCAGCAAGCCCCTGACTTCGGTGAAGAAGATCACCATGGTATCGAGCGGACCTGGGGACATGGGCGCTGCCAAGATAACTGGGGAGGTGCTGGAAATCATGAGCAGGCTGCCTGACACCGTGGAGAAACTCACTGGCGTTAGCATCTCTCAG CAGATGAATCAGCAGAAGCCAAGACGGATGAACTGA